The Poseidonibacter lekithochrous region TTATTAAAAACTCATAATATATGTCATTTATAAACAATGGGATTCTTCCCCATTGTTCTGATGACTGCTACTCTTCTTTTCCTATAAAAATCAATCTTATATACTGTAATTTAATGTTAAAAGAAATAATGTTCTTTTTTTAATATTGAAATAATATTACCTATATTAGTTAGACAGACAATAATATCTTCTTTATTTTCTTTTATATCATCTTCATTTATTATAAGAATGACTATTCTTTAATACTCTAATACATCTGAAGAAGGCTCTTTCAAGACTATCCCTTGTCTATGGTGGGTTAAAGAAAGTATTTAAACTACATCTAAATTTAGATGTTCTTCTTATTTTCAATTTGTATTAAGTGAATTCTTTTTTATTAAAAAGTTAACAATAAAAAATTTAAATTCGAATAATGTGAATTTAAAAAGTGATAGATTTTGTAAGCTATTTAAACTTAAACTTAAAATTAAAATAAAGAGAAGGGCATAGTATATATGCCCTTTAGTATTTGTAAGTTAGTTAATATTTTTTAACTTTACTAGAATAATTGTAATTTAGAGCTTTGTTTCTTCTATGATTTGAATCAATGTATTAGTTAATGTGGATAGTTTCGCAACAGTTTTCAATGTTTCATTTTTATCTCTAAGTATAGATAAAATATAAGTTCTCATGAATATTGCATAGTTTGAGTTACTTTCTTTAAAAACTATAATATTAATTTGTGTAATATTTTGGTTATTGTGATCAATAAAAGTATTATAATCTTGTGGACTTTTCTTTCTAAACATTAATAAAAATAATATTACTTCTAGCTCAAAATCTCGAATACTATTAAGTTTATATATCAAATATGCTTCTGAAATTATTTTTTCAAAGTCACGTAGCGTTAATTCTAATGCTTCAATAGCTTCTTTACAAAATTTATGATAATCAAAATAATCATAAACACAAGGAATATCTTCATTAAAATACTTTATTATCTTTTGTTTAAAATGCTCTTGCATGTTATTCTTTTTTAAGTATAAATTTATATCAAAAAACCTATCAAGATAAGTATCTGAATCAAAACCTGAACCATAAACTGCTTTGATTGATTCTGATAATTGTGTTCTATCTACCGCAATAAAGAAAATGACTTCCTCAATGGCGAAAAGGTGCTTGATGTTTTCTAATAGTTCTATTGCAAAGGTAGGCTTACATCTATCTAGTTCATCTATTATTATGATAAGTTTATTTTTACTTTTTTCTTCTAATATTTTTTTTGTTGTATTTTTTAGCTCTTCTGTGAACTGTTCTCTTGTCTTTTTTGTTTGACTCATATTTTTAAATGTACTATCTATTAGAAGTTGAGATGTTTCACTTATTGCCCCTTTTGCCAAAGATTCAATACCATCTGATAAATCTTTTGTTGCATCACTTCCAAGAATATTTTTTACTAGACCTTTAGTAATTCCTTTTCCAACGGCTTTAGATATTGCTATTGCTTTACTTTTTATATTTTTAAGCTCATCTTTTCCTATATATTTTTTTTCTTCAAAAGAAGAAAAAATCTCACTCATAAGTGATAGAAAAGGTTCATCTGTATAGTCATTATCCCATGCATTGTACTTAATATAAATATCTTTATTTTTATCTTTATCCATATCTTCACACATAAAATCAATAAATTTACTCTTTCCACTTCCCCATGGTGCATCTAGAGCAATAGTGTGATTACCTTGAAGTTTATTAATAAATTGTAAATATTGTTTAGCTGTTTCTTTGCGTTGTAGATTATCCTCTTTAAAATCGTGCTTTAATCTCATTAGATTTATCCTATCATGGTTTCATAAATAATTTTTTCATTATATCTATTTCTAATTGTTATTTAGATGATAGAAGTAATCCATTAAGTGATGATATAAATATTATAAAGATGGATAAGAGAAAAGTATTAAAATTGAAATGAAAAGAGTAAATATAGTTGTATAAGTATTTAGGAACCTACAAATAAACTACAAAAATAAAAAAAGGCAGAAGCTAAAAGCTCCTACCTCTACCGAAAATTGGTGGTTTGTGACTATGCTTCTACAGCTACAGCTACAGGTGTACCTTCCCAAATTCCGTGCTTAGTACAGTATCCGTGTGCAACAAGGTTTAATTTCTTACCAGTTGGGATAATTGTAAAAGTAGTTGTGTTGTGTGCTTTAACATTTCCTAATGTTCCTGGAACATAAGATGCTTTAGCTAATTGAACATCACCGTTATATAATGTTACAGACTCAATATAGTGATCGAAATCATCTGGATGAGTATATTCGTTACCCATTTTTACAGTTACTTCGAATGGCTCTCCTGCTTTTGCAGTTTCATTACAGTGAATGAATGGTGAGTGTCTATCAATTAAATCTTTTTTAGCTTCTCTTTCAACAGTATCGATATCAACGTATTTATTAATTTTTGGCATTTTTGCTCCTGTATTTTTAAATTGAGAAATATTATACAATAATTTTACTAAAAATAATTAGGATATAAATTGTCTTATTTGAAAAGTTGTCATTTGGTAACTATTTTCCTTTACCTTATGATTCCTATCTACCCTTATTTTTTGCTCTTCTTTGATATAATTGCGCATGAATAAAGAAGAGTATTTTATAAAACAATTTTCAAATAATAAAATCATTGGTGATGATGCTGCTGTATTGGGCAAATGGTCATACTCAATGGATGCTTTTTTTGAAAATGTACATTTCAAAAAAGAATGGATGAGCCTAAAAGAAATAGCTTATAAATCAATGATTGTAAATATTTCAGATGCCATTGTTATGAATTCCAAACCAAAGTATGCTTTACTAACTGTAGCAATACCAAAAACTTATTCTAATGATGATTTAAAAAACTTATCAAAGGGTTTTAAAAAAGCAGCAAAAGAGTTTGGTATTGAGATAATTGGTGGAGATACAATAGCAAATGAGAAGCTTGATATCTCAGTTACTATTATCTCAAAAGTAAAAAATCCTATTTACCGAAAAGGTGTAAAAAAAGATAATTTACTTTGTTTTACTGGTGATCTTGGTACTTGTAAATCAGATTTACAAAAGTTATTTGATGGGGAGAAAATCTCGAAAAAATCAAAGTTTATCAAACCTACTTTAAATCCAAAGTTTTTCTATGAAGCTTCAAAATATATAACAGCTTCTATGGATATTTCAGATGGATTATTCTTTGAGTTAGAACGACTATCAAAACAAAGTAAAGTAGGTTTCAAATTTTTTGAGAGTATCTCTGATGATATTGGAACATCAGGGGAAGAGTATGAAATACTTTTTTCTTTTGAAAAGAATAACAGAAACAAAATAGAAAAAATTGCAAAAAAACATAATGTAAAATTAAATATATTTGCCAAAGCAACAAAAGGCAAATATAGAACAAATGCAAATAACCACCATTTTTAAAATAATTAAGGAAATATATTGAATCAATTACAAAGATATTTAAGTCACTCTAAAATAGATGTTGTTTTTAAACAAAATAAAGATGACTTCGTTGTTACAGAAGTACCATTATACGAATTTACAGGTGAGGGTGAACATCTAATTTTAAAAATTAGAAAAAAAGATTTATCTACTTGGGATGCTGTTGAAATTATTGCAAACTTTGTAGGTTGTAAAACTAGAGATATTGGATATGCAGGTTTAAAAGATAAAAATGCATTAACAGTACAATCTATTTCAATTCACAAACAATATGAATTAAAATTAAAATCTTTCCAACATGCTAATATTAAAATATTAGATACTACTTACCATAATAATAAAATCAAAGTAGGGCACTTAAAAGGTAATAAATTCTTTATTAGACTAAAAAGAGTTAACTTAATTGATTGTAGAAAAATTGAAGAAGCCTTAGGTAAGATTGTTACTTTAGGTATGCCTAATTATTTTGGATTCCAAAGATTTGGAATTGAAGGAAATAATTACTTAAAAGGTAAAGATATTATTGATGGTAAATTAAAAGAGAAAAGAAAAAACTTAAAACAGATGTATATCAACTCTTACCAAAGTTACCTTTTTAACTCTTGGCTTTCTAAAAGAATTGAAATCTCTAAATTAGTAGATGCTTTTGAACCAAAAGAAGTTTACCAAAAACTAAACTTACCTCTTGAAGTTGTTCAGAGAATGAAAAAACAAAAACATCCTTTAAAAATCATGACTGGGGATTTATTATCTCACTACCCTTATGGTAAGATTTTTACTATTGATGATTTAGAAACAGAATCAGCTAAATTCTTTGATAGAGATAGAGTTCCAACAGGACTATTATCAGGAAAAAGAGTTATGAACTCAGAAGGTTTAGCCTACGAAATAGAAAAAGAGTATGAAGAAGCTACAGGTGAAGATGGTGCAAGAAGATTTGCATGGGTATTCCCTGAAGATATTGAAAGTAATTACAAAGAAGAAAAGAACTGGATGGAATTAAAATTCTATCTACCAAAAGGTTGTTATGCAACTGAATTAATTGCTGAAATAATTCATTAATAATTTATATATTGATTAAGTTAAAATAGGTTAAACTTTATAACAAATCTTATAAAGGATACTTAGATGAAGTATGAAGAACTTATTCGTGAATTATGTGACGTTATTAAAGAGTCTGAAAATAACGCAGCATTAATATACGAAAACTTAGAAAATATAAATGATTCAATTGATAGTTTTGATTTAATTGATCACGATAAAAGTAAAGTAAAAAATGAAGTATCCAATGCATTAGGTTTACTACAACATCAAGATTTACATAGACAAAAGATTGAGAGAGTAGTTAACTTTGTGTGTGATAAGAATAATATCGATAAAAGCCAATATAACATAGCTTCTAGCGCAAAAAGTATTGATTCAGATGATAATATGAGTGAAGACGAATTAGAAGCGTTAATCAAACAAATGCAAGCTTAATAAAAGAAGAATTTCTCCTTCTTTTATTTTTCTAAAGATGCTTATTTACTACAAGCATCTTCTTTTAAATTATTTAAATTCCCAAATATTCTTAGTGTTGTTATTTCTACATCTTTTGCTTTATTGTTTAATGTAGCATTAGATTCTTTATTTGCATTAGCATCTACTAATGATTGAAGATTAGTTTGGAATTCTTTTTGTAATTCACTAATATTATTCATAGTTTCCATATTCACTTTTTTACCAGAGTTAATATGATTTTGACACCATGTATTTAAATCACTAGTTTCTTTAACTCTCCAATTTGAATATGTTCCTAGTTTTGAGTAAGTATCATCTTTCATTGTTAATAAATCAACTTTTAATTGTGCTGTATCATAAACTAAATCAACATCACATACTTTGTTTAGTGACTCTTTTAAGAATGATGCTCTAGATGCTGCTGTTACTAATGAATTAGACATTTCAGCAATATTATTTGCCATACTTGAAATCTCATTTGCAACTTGTGCATTTTTCTGTGTAGCTTGATCTAGAGTATTAACAGCATCATTAATTTGAATAATACCTTTTTCTTGTTCTCTAGATGCATTTGCAACTTCATCAATAGTGATTGTAGTATCAGAGATATTATTATTTAACTCTTTATATCCCTCAATCATATTATCAGAAATCTTTTTACCTTCATTTGCTTTCATACTTGCTGCTTCAACAATATCTTTAATCTCTTTGGCTGCTTCTGCAGATCTAGATGCTAGGTTTCGAACTTCTGCTGCAACTACTGCGAATCCTTTACCTGCTTCTCCTGCTGTTGCTGCTTCAACTGCTGCATTAAGTGAAAGAATATTAGTTTGGAATGCAATTTGGTCAATAACTTCAATGGCTTCATTAATAGAAGATACTTGAGTATTAATCTCATCCATAGAGTTTGCAGTTTTATTAGCTAAGTCTTGACCACTTTGTGCTGACTTAGTTACATTTTGAGCTAACTGTGCCATTCTCTCTGATGCTTGTGTGTTAGATCTAATATTTGCAGTAATCTCTTCAAGAGCTGCTGCTGTTTCTTCTAAAGACGCAGCTTGTTGGTTTGATGATGCTGATAAGTTATTAGACGCACTTGATAATACATTTGTATTTTGATTTAATGAATCACCTGTATTCATAATCATTGCTAAAATTTCAGATGTATTATTTCCTACTAGTTTAATTCCAGAAGCTAGAGAACCTAAGTTTCCAAATATTCCTTTATCATCAATTTTATGATCAAATTTAGATTCAGAGTATTGTCTTAGAGTTTCATTGATTCTATCTAATGTATCTTTTGTATGTTCAATCATTTCATTTAGTTGATTTTTTAAGTTTTCAACATGAGGATTAGAAGCTGTACTAGCTACTTTATATACAAAGAATCCACTAGCAGTTTTTTCTAAAACATCATTAGCTTCTTCAATTACAATGGCATCTTGTTTTAATCCATCTCTTACTTTATCCATATATGAATTGAATAGTTTTGCTACTTCTCCAACTTCATCTTTAGATTGAACATCTAATGAAATATTTGGATCATTTGAATCAAGTAGATTTTGGAATCCATCTTTTAATACACCAATTGTATTAGTTGCTCTTTTTACTATTAAGAATACAAAAGCAATAGTTACCCATCCAGAAATACTAGCTACTACTAATATATGGATTAATAAGTCCCATATCTCTTCGTCAGCTTCATCAAGTGAGAAAGTTAAGTCCATAACACCAATTACATCACCTTCTGCTTGATTAGCATGACATAATAAACAGTCTTGTGTTGCAATCATTGGTTTAATCATTCTTAAACTGTGACCATTTTCATCATCAGTTTCAAGAAGTTGAGGTTGCTTATCATTAAATGTTTTAATAATATTTGGGTCAGTTGAAAATGTTGAATCTGAAGGATACATTTCCATTAAAGGTTTACTTTTTGCAACAATTAATTGTTTAACACCTTTAATTTCACTAGCATCTTTTTCTGCTTTTTTTATCTGAGCAGGGTCACCAGTGTTCATTGCATTCCGCAGACTTTGAAACATTGCAGAATTTAACATTTCTAAGTTATCTTTTGTTTTTGCCAAGGTATTCTTACTTACTTCCGAAGTACTAAAATATACGATAGTTAGCGTACTTATAGTTAGTAATATAAGCAATGCAAAAATGATTTTATTACTTATCTTTTTAGTTATTAAATCCATCATGTTACTGACCTTTTAGTTTAAGTGTAATTATTATATAATGAAATATATATATTAAATATTAAATAAACTAATTTTTTTAATAAAGAGTAATAATAATGATCGTAGGCCTTATAGGTAAAATAGTAAAAAAAGACCCAACGTTATTGAACATTAATGTTAATGGATTAATATACGAGGTTTTTGTATCTTTGAATTGTAGTTCAAAGATTATTAATGATGATGTCCAACTAGAAATAACTCAAATAATCAGAGAAGATTCTCAAACACTTTATGGTTTCTTAGATCCAAACGAAAAAAAGCTTTTTGATACAGTTATTAAAATAAATGGAGTAGGGCCAAAAGTTGCTTTAGCAATATGTTCTACTTTTACTCCTGCTTCTTTTTCTCAAATAGTAAATGACAATGATATCTCAATGTTAAAAAGAGTTCCCGGTATTGGACCAAAAGGTGCAAGTAGAATACTTGTGGAATTATCAGGCTTTATAATCGATGCAGATTCAGAAGATGGTGGAGATACTTCAATGGCAGCTTCATTTGAAGCAGCACTTGCTTTAGAGTCATTAGGCTTCAAAAAAGACATGGTATCAAAAATACTTAAAACATGTGTTTCTACTAATACTAGTGATTTAGTAAAAGAAGCACTTAAAAAATTACAAAAATAAAGAAGGTAATAAATGAAAATAGCAATAGTTTTTGGTGGAGTTAGTTTTGAACACGAAATTTCAATTGTAAGTTCAATTGCAATGAAAGATGTTCTAAGCGATGAATTAGTATATATCTTTTTAGATGCTAATAGAGATTTTTATCATATCCCGACTAATGTAATTACATCTAAACTTTTTAGTACTGGTGATTATAAAAAATTTGATAAAGTAAGTATTTCAAAAAATGGTTTCTATAAAAAAGGTGGATTACTTTCAAAAGAAAAACCACTTGATTTTGATGTAGTACTAAACCTTTCTCATGGTGGAGATGGTGAAGATGGTATTTTATCATCTGTATTAGAATTCTTTAATATTCCATTTATTGCTCCACGAACAGAAGCTTGTGTTGTTAGTTCAAACAAATTCCTTACAAAAGGATATGCTTCTTCTGTAGATGTAAAAACTGTTGATTATAAGTATTACACAAAAGGCGATGAGGTTAAAGTAGATCAATTCCCTGTAATTTTAAAACCAGTTAAATTAGGTTCTTCTATTGGAGTATCTATTGTTAAATCCGTAGCAGAATTAGAATATGCACTTGATGTGGCTTACGAGTTTGATAATGCAATTATTATTGAGCCATTTATATCAGGTGTAAAAGAGTACAACTTAGCAGGAACTAAAATCAATGGTGAATTTAAATTCTCTATTATTGAAGAACCTCAAAAAGCTGAGTTCTTAGACTTTGACAAAAAATACTTAGATTTCTCTAGAACTTCAAAAGCTATGGAAGTTGATTTAGGTGAAGAATTAAATACTAAAGTAAAAGAAGCATTTGAGAGAATCTACAATAATTTATTTGAAGGTTCATTAATTAGATGTGATTTCTTCATTATTGATAATGAAGTATATTTAAATGAAATTAATTCAATTCCAGGATCAATGGCAAACTATTTATTCTCTGATTTTGATAATTTATTCAAAGGTTTAGCTTCAAACTTACCCCAAAGAAAACATATTCCAGTAACTTATGAATATGTAAATAAAATTCAAGCTACTAAGGGTAAATAGTGGCTTCTAAATCACTAAAAGTTGATAATAGAAACTTCGATATCTCTTATGAAATTGTAAACCCATCAGGTAAAAAAGATATTATCTTTTTACATGGATGGGGCTCAAACAAAGACATTATGAAAAATGTATTTGCTCCTTTCCTAAAAGATTTTAGACATATTTATATTGATTTACCAGGATTTGGTAAAAGCCCAAACTCTATTGAATTAACTACAAATGATTATGTGAAAATCACAGATGAGTTTTTAAAACTTCTAAACTCAACAAAAGATGTAATCGCAGGTCACTCTTATGGTGGAAAAGTATCTACACTTTTAAATCCTAAAAACTTAGTACTTTTAAGTTCTGCTGGAATTTTAGAAGAAAAAGAACTATCAGTAAAACTAAAAATTAAATCAGCTAAATTTTTTAATGCCTTAGGTTTAGGAAAAATCACTAAAAAATTTAGAAGTGAAGATGTTAATAAAATGAATGAAGGAATGTATGCTACTTTTAAAAATGTAGTAAACGAAGACTTTACTTCAAACTTTGCAAACTACAAAAATAATGCTTTGATTTTTTGGGGTGAGAAAGATACTGCAACTTCTTTAGAATCAGGTAAAAAAATATCATCTTTAATTGATAACTCAACATTTATATCTTATGATGGTGACCATTACTTCTTTGCAAAAAATGCAAAAGACATCTGTGAGAGAATTGAGAATGGAATACTTTAATATATTAACACACATACTACTAATTATGTGTTTAGGTTATTACCTAATTACTAACCTTCAATGGTACAACTACAAGTTAGAAAGAGTTGTTTTAAAACATCATAAATGGCAATGGCATATTACTTACTTTTTAGCGCCTATTG contains the following coding sequences:
- a CDS encoding KAP family P-loop NTPase fold protein, with the translated sequence MRLKHDFKEDNLQRKETAKQYLQFINKLQGNHTIALDAPWGSGKSKFIDFMCEDMDKDKNKDIYIKYNAWDNDYTDEPFLSLMSEIFSSFEEKKYIGKDELKNIKSKAIAISKAVGKGITKGLVKNILGSDATKDLSDGIESLAKGAISETSQLLIDSTFKNMSQTKKTREQFTEELKNTTKKILEEKSKNKLIIIIDELDRCKPTFAIELLENIKHLFAIEEVIFFIAVDRTQLSESIKAVYGSGFDSDTYLDRFFDINLYLKKNNMQEHFKQKIIKYFNEDIPCVYDYFDYHKFCKEAIEALELTLRDFEKIISEAYLIYKLNSIRDFELEVILFLLMFRKKSPQDYNTFIDHNNQNITQINIIVFKESNSNYAIFMRTYILSILRDKNETLKTVAKLSTLTNTLIQIIEETKL
- a CDS encoding class II SORL domain-containing protein; the protein is MPKINKYVDIDTVEREAKKDLIDRHSPFIHCNETAKAGEPFEVTVKMGNEYTHPDDFDHYIESVTLYNGDVQLAKASYVPGTLGNVKAHNTTTFTIIPTGKKLNLVAHGYCTKHGIWEGTPVAVAVEA
- a CDS encoding thiamine-phosphate kinase produces the protein MNKEEYFIKQFSNNKIIGDDAAVLGKWSYSMDAFFENVHFKKEWMSLKEIAYKSMIVNISDAIVMNSKPKYALLTVAIPKTYSNDDLKNLSKGFKKAAKEFGIEIIGGDTIANEKLDISVTIISKVKNPIYRKGVKKDNLLCFTGDLGTCKSDLQKLFDGEKISKKSKFIKPTLNPKFFYEASKYITASMDISDGLFFELERLSKQSKVGFKFFESISDDIGTSGEEYEILFSFEKNNRNKIEKIAKKHNVKLNIFAKATKGKYRTNANNHHF
- the truD gene encoding tRNA pseudouridine(13) synthase TruD, whose product is MNQLQRYLSHSKIDVVFKQNKDDFVVTEVPLYEFTGEGEHLILKIRKKDLSTWDAVEIIANFVGCKTRDIGYAGLKDKNALTVQSISIHKQYELKLKSFQHANIKILDTTYHNNKIKVGHLKGNKFFIRLKRVNLIDCRKIEEALGKIVTLGMPNYFGFQRFGIEGNNYLKGKDIIDGKLKEKRKNLKQMYINSYQSYLFNSWLSKRIEISKLVDAFEPKEVYQKLNLPLEVVQRMKKQKHPLKIMTGDLLSHYPYGKIFTIDDLETESAKFFDRDRVPTGLLSGKRVMNSEGLAYEIEKEYEEATGEDGARRFAWVFPEDIESNYKEEKNWMELKFYLPKGCYATELIAEIIH
- a CDS encoding methyl-accepting chemotaxis protein, whose translation is MAKTKDNLEMLNSAMFQSLRNAMNTGDPAQIKKAEKDASEIKGVKQLIVAKSKPLMEMYPSDSTFSTDPNIIKTFNDKQPQLLETDDENGHSLRMIKPMIATQDCLLCHANQAEGDVIGVMDLTFSLDEADEEIWDLLIHILVVASISGWVTIAFVFLIVKRATNTIGVLKDGFQNLLDSNDPNISLDVQSKDEVGEVAKLFNSYMDKVRDGLKQDAIVIEEANDVLEKTASGFFVYKVASTASNPHVENLKNQLNEMIEHTKDTLDRINETLRQYSESKFDHKIDDKGIFGNLGSLASGIKLVGNNTSEILAMIMNTGDSLNQNTNVLSSASNNLSASSNQQAASLEETAAALEEITANIRSNTQASERMAQLAQNVTKSAQSGQDLANKTANSMDEINTQVSSINEAIEVIDQIAFQTNILSLNAAVEAATAGEAGKGFAVVAAEVRNLASRSAEAAKEIKDIVEAASMKANEGKKISDNMIEGYKELNNNISDTTITIDEVANASREQEKGIIQINDAVNTLDQATQKNAQVANEISSMANNIAEMSNSLVTAASRASFLKESLNKVCDVDLVYDTAQLKVDLLTMKDDTYSKLGTYSNWRVKETSDLNTWCQNHINSGKKVNMETMNNISELQKEFQTNLQSLVDANANKESNATLNNKAKDVEITTLRIFGNLNNLKEDACSK
- the ruvA gene encoding Holliday junction branch migration protein RuvA, which encodes MIVGLIGKIVKKDPTLLNINVNGLIYEVFVSLNCSSKIINDDVQLEITQIIREDSQTLYGFLDPNEKKLFDTVIKINGVGPKVALAICSTFTPASFSQIVNDNDISMLKRVPGIGPKGASRILVELSGFIIDADSEDGGDTSMAASFEAALALESLGFKKDMVSKILKTCVSTNTSDLVKEALKKLQK
- a CDS encoding D-alanine--D-alanine ligase translates to MKIAIVFGGVSFEHEISIVSSIAMKDVLSDELVYIFLDANRDFYHIPTNVITSKLFSTGDYKKFDKVSISKNGFYKKGGLLSKEKPLDFDVVLNLSHGGDGEDGILSSVLEFFNIPFIAPRTEACVVSSNKFLTKGYASSVDVKTVDYKYYTKGDEVKVDQFPVILKPVKLGSSIGVSIVKSVAELEYALDVAYEFDNAIIIEPFISGVKEYNLAGTKINGEFKFSIIEEPQKAEFLDFDKKYLDFSRTSKAMEVDLGEELNTKVKEAFERIYNNLFEGSLIRCDFFIIDNEVYLNEINSIPGSMANYLFSDFDNLFKGLASNLPQRKHIPVTYEYVNKIQATKGK
- a CDS encoding alpha/beta fold hydrolase → MASKSLKVDNRNFDISYEIVNPSGKKDIIFLHGWGSNKDIMKNVFAPFLKDFRHIYIDLPGFGKSPNSIELTTNDYVKITDEFLKLLNSTKDVIAGHSYGGKVSTLLNPKNLVLLSSAGILEEKELSVKLKIKSAKFFNALGLGKITKKFRSEDVNKMNEGMYATFKNVVNEDFTSNFANYKNNALIFWGEKDTATSLESGKKISSLIDNSTFISYDGDHYFFAKNAKDICERIENGIL